A genomic window from Bordetella genomosp. 9 includes:
- a CDS encoding maleylacetate reductase — protein MHASEFVYGGRAVRVVFGAGKRATIADEARLLGAGRALVISGAEQRALGKSLCDTLGDACAGLFDRAAMHVPAELAREARELATQVRADCIVAAGGGSAIGLAKAIALTSGLPIIAVPTTYAGSEMTPIYGLTEDGLKRTGNDLRVLPKTVIYDPELTLSLPTALSVTSGINAIAHAAEGLYSRDANPVTDLFAHEGIAALAGSLPIIVREPSNIEARARALYGAWLCGTVLGAVGMALHHKLCHTLGGTFDLPHAPTHTVVLAHALAYNASAAPHAMARIADALGCDDAPTGIHLLARELGAPVSLAALGMREADLDRAADLACQNAYWNPRPIERAPIRALLQRAFDGSLRTDTPRAG, from the coding sequence ATGCATGCCAGTGAGTTTGTCTACGGCGGCCGCGCCGTACGCGTCGTGTTCGGCGCGGGAAAACGCGCGACCATCGCCGACGAGGCACGATTGCTGGGCGCCGGACGCGCACTCGTCATAAGCGGCGCGGAGCAGCGCGCGTTGGGCAAATCACTGTGCGACACGCTCGGTGACGCCTGCGCGGGCCTGTTCGATCGCGCGGCGATGCATGTGCCTGCCGAGCTGGCGCGCGAGGCGCGCGAACTGGCCACGCAAGTCCGCGCCGACTGCATCGTTGCGGCCGGAGGAGGCTCCGCGATCGGCCTGGCGAAAGCCATTGCGTTGACCAGCGGATTGCCGATCATCGCAGTACCCACGACATACGCCGGTAGCGAAATGACGCCCATCTACGGCCTCACCGAAGATGGCCTGAAGCGCACCGGCAATGACTTGCGTGTGCTTCCCAAGACCGTTATCTATGATCCCGAGCTGACGCTGAGCCTGCCGACCGCGCTGTCGGTGACGAGCGGCATCAATGCGATCGCGCATGCCGCCGAAGGCCTCTATTCGCGTGACGCCAACCCGGTGACGGACCTTTTCGCGCACGAGGGCATCGCCGCACTGGCCGGCAGTCTGCCGATCATCGTGCGCGAACCGTCGAACATCGAAGCACGCGCCAGGGCGCTGTACGGCGCCTGGCTGTGCGGAACGGTGCTGGGCGCGGTCGGAATGGCGCTGCATCACAAGCTGTGCCATACCCTGGGCGGAACGTTCGATCTGCCGCACGCGCCCACGCACACCGTCGTGCTGGCGCACGCGCTGGCGTACAACGCCAGCGCCGCCCCGCATGCGATGGCGCGTATCGCGGACGCGCTCGGTTGTGACGACGCGCCCACGGGCATCCATCTATTGGCGCGCGAACTTGGCGCGCCTGTGTCGCTTGCCGCGCTCGGCATGCGCGAAGCCGATCTCGACCGCGCCGCCGATCTGGCCTGCCAGAATGCCTATTGGAATCCCCGCCCGATCGAACGGGCACCGATACGCGCGCTGCTGCAGCGCGCGTTCGATGGCAGCCTCAGAACCGATACGCCCCGCGCAGGCTGA
- a CDS encoding intradiol ring-cleavage dioxygenase has product MRNINEDTITQAVIASMSQCENDRLRAVMTSLVQHLHAFAREVKLTEQEWFHAIRFLTEVGHITDEHRQEFVLLSDTLGLSMLVTSQNNRKPPACTEATVLGPFFVPDAPEYALGDDIANGAAGMPCFVSGSVAGIDGEPVGGAQLDVWQSDEDGFYDVQHETDADGRIVPQARGRLRTAADGTFHFRSILAEAYPIPHDGPVGKMLEALGRHPWRPAHLHFWIQAAGYEPLITHVFRDGDRYLDSDAVFGVRSSLVVDWERHEAGIAPDGTTSDTPFYTLDYRFVLNPLEETA; this is encoded by the coding sequence ATGCGCAATATCAACGAAGACACGATTACACAGGCGGTGATCGCGTCCATGTCGCAGTGTGAAAACGACCGCCTGCGCGCCGTCATGACCAGCCTCGTGCAGCATCTGCACGCATTCGCCCGTGAGGTGAAACTCACGGAACAGGAGTGGTTCCACGCGATCCGCTTTCTGACCGAGGTCGGCCATATCACCGACGAGCACCGGCAGGAGTTCGTGTTGCTGTCCGACACGCTCGGGCTGTCCATGCTGGTGACCTCGCAGAACAATCGCAAGCCGCCCGCATGCACCGAAGCGACCGTGCTCGGGCCCTTCTTCGTGCCGGACGCCCCGGAATACGCGTTGGGCGACGACATCGCGAACGGCGCCGCCGGCATGCCATGCTTCGTCAGCGGCAGCGTGGCCGGCATCGATGGCGAGCCGGTCGGCGGGGCGCAACTCGATGTATGGCAATCCGACGAGGACGGCTTCTACGACGTCCAGCACGAAACGGACGCCGACGGCCGCATCGTGCCGCAAGCACGCGGCCGCCTGCGCACTGCCGCGGACGGCACGTTCCATTTCCGCTCCATCCTGGCGGAGGCCTATCCGATTCCTCACGATGGCCCCGTCGGCAAAATGCTGGAAGCGCTGGGCAGGCATCCGTGGCGGCCCGCGCATCTGCACTTCTGGATACAGGCGGCAGGCTACGAACCGCTCATCACGCATGTGTTTCGCGACGGCGACCGCTACCTGGATTCCGACGCGGTGTTCGGCGTTCGTTCCTCGCTGGTCGTCGACTGGGAACGCCACGAGGCGGGCATCGCTCCCGACGGCACGACGTCGGACACACCTTTCTACACGCTCGACTACCGCTTCGTATTGAACCCGCTCGAGGAAACCGCATGA
- a CDS encoding MFS transporter codes for MFNEAYEPQCASAKVHCTDARQISRRTLTLLALALGTFSIGTSEFASMGLLQLFSAGLDLDLTGATHAIEAYALGVVLGGPAVTILAAKLNRKNLLLILMAVFVLGNVLSAFAAGLGSFTLARFVSGIPQGAYFGAGAVVASYIVGPGQGGRAFALVMTGLTIATIVGSPLATLMGQTLGWRNAYLAVAALGVLSLLALWAWVPRSAALDGGPVLQELRALNRPAVWAMVLVAALGVASIFAVYTFIGPLVTQGSGLGERWIPIALGLFGVGMTVGNIYGGRLADRHPSRGLLIGFGSALLALALLALGGGNAWVLMAGLFAVGATMMVAIPTIQVRLTQAAPDAPTLMGAMNLAALNVANAVGAWAGGQAIAQGSSLLSAVWAGFALTAAGLALYAWTERHRVDLARAQETLRRKDGRKLADDEGCGVQGQD; via the coding sequence ATGTTCAACGAAGCCTACGAACCCCAGTGCGCATCGGCCAAGGTGCATTGCACCGATGCGCGCCAGATCAGCCGCAGGACCCTGACACTGCTGGCGCTGGCCCTGGGGACCTTTTCGATCGGGACGTCCGAATTCGCCAGCATGGGACTGCTGCAGTTGTTCTCCGCGGGACTGGACCTGGACCTGACTGGCGCCACGCACGCCATTGAAGCGTATGCCTTGGGCGTGGTGCTCGGCGGGCCGGCGGTCACCATCCTGGCCGCCAAGCTCAACCGCAAGAATCTGCTGTTGATCCTGATGGCGGTCTTCGTACTGGGCAACGTGCTGTCGGCGTTCGCGGCTGGACTGGGCAGCTTCACTTTGGCGCGCTTCGTGAGCGGTATTCCGCAAGGCGCTTACTTCGGCGCCGGCGCCGTGGTGGCCTCCTACATCGTCGGACCGGGACAAGGGGGACGCGCCTTCGCACTGGTGATGACCGGACTGACCATCGCCACGATCGTCGGCTCGCCGCTGGCTACCCTGATGGGCCAGACCCTGGGTTGGCGCAACGCCTATCTGGCCGTGGCTGCGCTGGGCGTGCTGTCATTGCTGGCGCTATGGGCCTGGGTACCGCGTTCCGCCGCGCTGGACGGTGGACCGGTGCTGCAGGAACTGCGAGCGCTGAACCGGCCGGCCGTCTGGGCAATGGTGCTGGTCGCCGCCCTGGGCGTGGCGAGCATCTTCGCGGTCTACACCTTCATCGGTCCGCTTGTCACCCAAGGCTCCGGGCTCGGCGAGCGCTGGATCCCGATCGCGCTGGGCCTGTTCGGCGTGGGCATGACCGTGGGCAACATCTACGGCGGCCGATTGGCCGACCGCCATCCGTCGCGGGGCCTGCTGATCGGCTTCGGCAGCGCGCTGCTTGCCCTGGCGCTGTTGGCGCTGGGCGGCGGGAATGCCTGGGTATTGATGGCGGGCCTGTTCGCGGTCGGCGCGACGATGATGGTGGCGATCCCGACCATCCAGGTCCGGCTGACGCAGGCCGCGCCAGACGCCCCGACGTTGATGGGCGCGATGAATCTCGCCGCCCTGAACGTGGCCAACGCCGTTGGCGCCTGGGCGGGTGGGCAGGCCATCGCGCAGGGCAGCAGCCTGCTGTCGGCCGTATGGGCAGGCTTCGCGCTGACGGCGGCAGGCTTGGCGCTGTACGCATGGACTGAACGGCATCGCGTCGATTTGGCGCGGGCCCAGGAAACACTCCGACGCAAAGATGGCCGAAAATTGGCAGATGATGAAGGATGTGGAGTTCAGGGCCAGGACTGA
- a CDS encoding aldo/keto reductase yields MTLKNLITGHLGFGTAPLGNMFRAIPEPEARATVDAAWQDGIRFFDTAPFYGAGLAEARLGNALAGRDRDSYVLATKVGRLILDEVEDVSARDLGEKGDVFRHGRPNRIVNDYSEAATLRSIEDSLQRLKTDRLDIVWVHDVAQDFYGDEWLGVFETARKGAFKALDRLRDEGVIGAWGLGVNRVEPIELLLDLQGPRPDGFLLAGRYTLLDHARALQRVMPKVAERGLGIVVGGPYSSGALVGGPNFEYAPATPEILERVRAIKAIAHSHGVSMKAAGLQFSLAHPAVAAVIPGASRPERIAEDRAGLQANVPADFWRELRQARLVHPEAPLPQGV; encoded by the coding sequence ATGACCTTGAAGAACCTCATCACCGGCCACCTGGGCTTCGGCACCGCGCCACTCGGCAACATGTTCCGCGCCATCCCCGAGCCCGAGGCCCGGGCCACCGTCGACGCCGCCTGGCAGGATGGCATCCGCTTTTTCGATACGGCGCCTTTCTACGGCGCCGGCCTGGCGGAAGCGCGCCTGGGCAATGCGTTGGCCGGCCGCGACCGCGATAGCTACGTGCTGGCCACCAAGGTCGGCCGGCTGATCCTCGACGAGGTCGAAGACGTCTCGGCGCGTGACCTGGGCGAGAAGGGCGATGTGTTTCGCCACGGACGTCCCAACCGCATCGTCAACGACTACTCGGAAGCCGCGACGCTGCGTTCGATCGAGGACAGCCTGCAACGCCTGAAGACGGACCGGCTCGACATCGTATGGGTGCATGACGTGGCCCAGGACTTCTACGGCGACGAGTGGCTCGGGGTCTTCGAGACCGCGCGCAAAGGCGCGTTCAAGGCACTCGATCGCCTGCGCGACGAAGGCGTGATCGGCGCCTGGGGCCTGGGGGTGAATCGGGTGGAGCCGATCGAACTGCTGCTCGACCTGCAGGGCCCGCGGCCCGACGGCTTCCTGCTGGCCGGCCGCTACACGCTGCTCGATCATGCCCGCGCCCTGCAGCGGGTGATGCCGAAGGTGGCCGAGCGCGGCCTGGGCATCGTGGTCGGTGGCCCCTATAGCTCAGGCGCGCTGGTCGGCGGCCCGAACTTCGAATACGCCCCGGCGACGCCGGAGATCCTGGAACGTGTGCGGGCGATCAAGGCGATCGCCCACAGCCATGGCGTGAGCATGAAGGCGGCGGGACTGCAATTCTCGCTGGCGCATCCGGCGGTGGCTGCCGTCATCCCCGGCGCCAGCCGCCCCGAGCGTATCGCCGAGGATCGCGCCGGCCTGCAGGCGAACGTGCCGGCCGACTTCTGGCGCGAGCTGCGCCAGGCGCGGCTGGTGCACCCGGAAGCGCCGCTGCCGCAGGGCGTTTGA
- a CDS encoding LysR family transcriptional regulator, translated as MRYDLNLLPIFVALMEERSVTRAADRLGMTQAALSNALARLRTMLQDPLFIRERYGMRPTAKAEALAPTLAQALAAMDTVVLGQQAFDPSRADHIVTIAPNSYVEFVLVPALVARLSALAPGIRLRTLPYGTDLTETGVISGNTAMALGRINDAPDNLVVQHVADDGLACVVRADHPVVGSRITRAQYEGLRHVNVMPPGRLRAGLFQALERQGLKRDVVASVTHFASIPEIVAATDYCATLPQLICRRLSQDARLKVLPTPVDLGTFPLHIAWHVRYRQDPAHTWLRTLVAEVARSL; from the coding sequence ATGAGATACGACCTGAACCTGCTGCCGATCTTCGTCGCCTTGATGGAGGAGCGCAGCGTGACCCGCGCCGCCGACCGGCTGGGCATGACCCAGGCCGCGCTGTCCAATGCGCTGGCACGGCTGCGCACCATGCTGCAGGATCCCTTGTTCATCCGCGAGCGCTACGGCATGCGCCCCACGGCAAAGGCCGAAGCGCTGGCGCCGACGCTGGCGCAGGCGCTTGCCGCGATGGATACCGTCGTGCTGGGCCAGCAGGCCTTCGATCCGTCGCGCGCCGACCACATCGTCACGATCGCGCCCAACAGCTACGTCGAATTCGTTCTGGTGCCCGCCCTGGTCGCCCGCCTGAGCGCACTGGCGCCGGGCATCCGCCTGCGTACGTTGCCCTATGGCACCGACCTGACCGAAACGGGTGTGATTTCAGGCAACACCGCGATGGCGCTGGGCCGTATCAATGATGCGCCGGACAATCTTGTCGTACAGCACGTGGCCGACGACGGCCTGGCCTGCGTGGTGCGCGCGGACCATCCTGTCGTCGGTTCGCGCATCACCCGGGCCCAATACGAAGGACTCAGGCACGTCAACGTGATGCCGCCGGGGCGGCTGCGCGCGGGCCTGTTCCAGGCCTTGGAGCGGCAAGGGCTCAAGCGGGACGTAGTGGCTTCAGTCACGCACTTCGCCTCGATTCCGGAGATCGTCGCCGCCACCGATTATTGCGCGACGCTGCCGCAATTGATCTGCCGGCGGCTGTCACAGGATGCGCGCCTGAAGGTACTGCCCACGCCTGTCGATCTGGGAACCTTCCCACTCCACATCGCCTGGCATGTGCGCTATCGGCAGGACCCGGCCCACACCTGGTTGCGCACCCTGGTCGCCGAGGTGGCCCGTTCGCTTTGA
- a CDS encoding tripartite tricarboxylate transporter substrate binding protein: MNLQTHRRGFVAAALAAGLLAHPLAGWAQKSNYPDRAVRVIVPFVPGGNADSSARIFAEAYGKQLGQTFIVENKGGAGGMIGATQMVRAAPDGYTIMIGTTGPIVSSWQLAGKTASYSLKDMKPVALLTQVPGVIVTKADSPLKSYADLVAYAKAHPGTLKFGHPGNGTAGHVNILQMQKALSQQFVIAAYRGAGPAVQDLLGGQLDAVATDLPSALQLIKAGQLRALSVVFPQRVASLPDVATMAELKQPEVDIAPFTATMAPKDTPPEAIARLVDASNAALDDPAVRGRIEDIGGVPVKMSGVQFDQFLDRQAETYRALIASGLLKVE; this comes from the coding sequence ATGAACCTTCAAACTCACCGCCGCGGCTTTGTCGCCGCGGCCCTCGCCGCCGGCCTGCTCGCGCATCCGCTGGCCGGCTGGGCGCAGAAGTCCAACTATCCCGATCGCGCCGTAAGGGTGATCGTGCCCTTCGTGCCGGGCGGCAATGCCGACAGCAGCGCGCGCATTTTCGCCGAGGCGTATGGCAAGCAGCTGGGCCAGACCTTCATTGTCGAAAACAAGGGGGGCGCGGGCGGCATGATAGGCGCGACCCAGATGGTCCGAGCCGCGCCAGACGGCTATACGATCATGATCGGCACCACCGGCCCCATCGTGTCGAGCTGGCAGCTGGCCGGCAAGACCGCCAGCTACAGCCTGAAGGACATGAAGCCGGTGGCCCTGCTGACGCAAGTGCCTGGCGTCATCGTGACCAAGGCGGACTCGCCGCTGAAATCCTATGCGGACCTGGTGGCCTATGCGAAGGCCCACCCCGGCACATTGAAGTTCGGCCATCCTGGCAATGGCACGGCGGGCCACGTCAACATCCTGCAGATGCAGAAGGCGCTGTCCCAGCAGTTCGTCATTGCGGCCTACCGGGGCGCGGGACCGGCGGTGCAGGATCTGTTGGGCGGCCAGCTGGACGCCGTCGCGACCGACCTGCCGTCGGCGCTGCAGTTGATCAAGGCTGGCCAATTGCGCGCCCTGTCCGTGGTCTTCCCCCAGCGCGTGGCGTCCTTGCCTGACGTCGCCACCATGGCGGAACTGAAGCAGCCGGAGGTGGATATCGCACCGTTCACGGCGACCATGGCCCCCAAGGACACACCGCCCGAGGCAATTGCGCGCCTGGTCGACGCCAGCAATGCCGCGCTGGACGATCCCGCGGTCCGCGGGCGCATCGAGGACATCGGCGGCGTGCCGGTCAAGATGAGCGGCGTGCAATTCGACCAGTTCCTGGATCGCCAGGCCGAGACGTATCGCGCGCTTATCGCGTCGGGGCTGTTGAAGGTGGAATGA
- a CDS encoding alpha-hydroxy acid oxidase has protein sequence MTTTLPRQQLGPAPNARRHIPPRLRGILSLGDLEEAAKRVLPRPIFGYLQGGVEDNVTLQANVAAFRKWMFRTNVLVDVSARDQERTLMGQAYRAPFGIAPMGLCAMFAFDGDVIMARAAEAAGIPYVLSGASLTRMERVAQAAPTCGWFQAYIPGEQAHIEGLLQRVEKAGFKTLVITVDTATLANRENNVRVGFTTPLRPGLRLAWDGLLRPRWLLGTLGRTLVRHGMPHFENAGAGRGVPIISRSVVRQFGLRDHLNWEHLALVRRQWRGKLVVKGLISAADVMRAEQAGADGVILSNHGGRQLDGTAPPMLVLPEAVKAKGRMALMLDSGIRRGTDVLKALAQGADHVFVGRPMAYAAAVGGQAGVAHAITLLRDEIHRDMALLGVGDLDQLSTDHLVAT, from the coding sequence ATGACGACGACCCTACCGCGCCAACAGCTCGGGCCCGCGCCCAACGCCCGGCGCCATATTCCTCCCCGGCTGCGCGGCATTCTTTCACTGGGCGACCTGGAAGAGGCGGCGAAGCGGGTGCTGCCGCGGCCGATCTTCGGCTATCTGCAGGGCGGGGTCGAGGACAACGTCACCTTGCAGGCCAACGTCGCAGCCTTCCGGAAGTGGATGTTCCGCACCAATGTGCTGGTCGACGTGTCCGCCCGGGACCAGGAGCGGACGCTGATGGGGCAGGCATACCGGGCGCCGTTCGGGATCGCGCCCATGGGGCTATGCGCGATGTTCGCCTTCGACGGCGACGTCATCATGGCACGCGCGGCCGAAGCCGCGGGGATTCCTTATGTGCTGAGCGGCGCGTCGCTGACCCGCATGGAAAGGGTCGCCCAGGCGGCGCCGACCTGCGGCTGGTTCCAGGCTTATATCCCGGGCGAGCAGGCGCATATCGAAGGCTTGCTCCAGCGTGTGGAAAAGGCTGGGTTCAAGACCCTGGTCATCACCGTGGATACGGCCACGCTGGCGAATCGCGAGAACAACGTCCGGGTGGGCTTCACCACGCCTCTGCGGCCCGGGCTGCGGCTGGCCTGGGACGGCCTGCTTCGTCCGCGTTGGCTGCTGGGCACGCTGGGACGCACGCTGGTCAGGCACGGCATGCCGCATTTCGAGAATGCCGGCGCGGGAAGAGGCGTGCCCATCATCTCGCGCAGCGTGGTGCGCCAATTCGGCCTGCGCGACCACTTGAACTGGGAACACCTGGCGCTGGTGCGCCGGCAATGGCGCGGCAAGCTGGTGGTGAAGGGGTTGATCTCCGCCGCCGACGTCATGCGCGCGGAGCAGGCGGGCGCGGATGGGGTGATCCTGTCCAACCACGGCGGCCGCCAGCTCGACGGCACCGCGCCGCCGATGCTGGTGCTGCCCGAAGCGGTCAAGGCCAAGGGCCGCATGGCCCTGATGCTGGATAGCGGCATCCGGCGCGGCACGGATGTCCTGAAGGCGTTGGCGCAGGGGGCGGACCACGTCTTCGTGGGACGGCCGATGGCCTATGCCGCCGCGGTCGGCGGCCAGGCAGGCGTGGCCCATGCCATCACCCTTCTGCGCGACGAGATCCATCGCGACATGGCTTTACTGGGGGTCGGCGATCTCGACCAACTCAGTACGGATCACCTCGTCGCAACCTAG
- a CDS encoding IclR family transcriptional regulator, which translates to MAKSHAPTAPARSPGPGILKGPADIPPVAGQEHVHAVVRAMSLLKAFDGGDEVFLSLTELARRTGMHKPTALRLARTLALSRFMVQREDGAWRLGPAAGWIGSRYQAQFDVGSVIEPILRKLSMETGESASFYVHEGNLRSCLMRCDGPNARPDHPRSGELLPLDLGAPGRTILAALGEPGDLYERIRRQGYHWARAERSTGAAAVAAAVRGAHGTVLGAISTSGPVERLTPAVLRRLAPATVDAAKRLGVALGAVPATALRATWHP; encoded by the coding sequence ATGGCGAAATCGCACGCACCCACGGCGCCGGCGCGGTCGCCCGGGCCCGGGATCCTCAAGGGGCCCGCCGACATCCCGCCCGTCGCCGGCCAGGAGCATGTGCACGCCGTCGTCCGCGCCATGTCGCTGCTCAAGGCCTTCGACGGCGGCGACGAGGTGTTCCTTTCCCTGACCGAACTCGCCCGCCGCACGGGCATGCACAAGCCCACCGCGCTGCGGCTGGCCCGCACCCTGGCGCTGTCCCGATTCATGGTGCAGCGCGAAGACGGTGCGTGGCGGCTCGGCCCGGCCGCCGGCTGGATAGGCTCCCGCTACCAGGCGCAGTTCGACGTGGGCTCGGTCATCGAACCCATCCTGCGCAAGCTCTCCATGGAGACGGGCGAGAGCGCCTCGTTCTACGTGCATGAAGGCAATCTGCGCAGTTGCCTGATGCGCTGCGACGGCCCGAATGCGCGCCCCGACCATCCCCGGTCGGGCGAGCTCCTGCCGCTGGATCTCGGAGCGCCCGGGCGGACCATCCTCGCCGCGCTGGGCGAGCCGGGCGACCTCTACGAGCGCATCCGCCGCCAGGGCTATCACTGGGCGCGCGCCGAGCGCTCCACCGGCGCGGCCGCGGTGGCGGCGGCGGTGCGGGGCGCGCACGGAACGGTGCTCGGCGCCATCAGCACTTCCGGTCCGGTGGAGCGGTTGACGCCCGCCGTCCTGCGCAGGCTGGCGCCCGCCACAGTGGACGCCGCCAAGCGGCTGGGCGTGGCCCTGGGCGCCGTTCCCGCCACCGCCCTGCGGGCGACCTGGCACCCATGA
- a CDS encoding lactonase family protein, with amino-acid sequence MSTRVNHGRRRLPGAVLLASIGRRLVRYRLSDDGFVERDRLALPLTVQYACFHPAGPIAYVACSNGGVASPGDRHCLVQVSLDGTGMRMVAEPVALPYRPLHASVDHESKRLVLAYNRPAAVTLHDLDDDGRVAPRRRLLAEGTALVGYFPHQVIPMPGSRNLLLTCRGDDAGKASAENPGSLRVLRDEGQTLACAQTVAPNGGFGFGPRNCAFHPRGHLLYAVLERQNRLAAFPYREGVIAPQPSWDVGLLEDSGNVRRPQLGGAIAIHPTGRYVYVVNRAHPVADGSGRLPADAMACGENSVVVFHLDAQTGEPREMQRLALKGLHARCLALTADGKLLVAAPRQAGRFMHDDGRIVDCTAGFATFHVADTGRLTFIRQDVVDVGNDQLFWADFAPV; translated from the coding sequence ATGAGCACCCGGGTGAACCATGGCCGGCGTCGCCTGCCAGGCGCGGTCCTGTTGGCATCCATAGGCCGCCGCCTTGTCCGCTATCGCTTGAGTGACGATGGGTTCGTCGAGCGGGACCGCCTGGCGCTGCCGCTCACCGTTCAATACGCCTGCTTCCATCCGGCCGGGCCGATCGCCTACGTCGCCTGCAGCAATGGCGGCGTCGCCAGTCCGGGGGACCGTCACTGCCTGGTCCAGGTGTCCTTGGACGGCACCGGTATGCGCATGGTGGCTGAACCGGTCGCGCTGCCATACCGCCCGCTGCATGCGTCGGTGGACCACGAAAGCAAGCGCCTCGTGCTTGCCTACAACCGTCCGGCCGCGGTGACCCTGCATGATCTCGACGACGATGGCCGCGTGGCGCCGCGGCGTCGGCTGCTGGCGGAAGGTACCGCACTGGTCGGGTACTTCCCGCATCAGGTGATACCGATGCCCGGCAGCCGGAACCTGCTTCTGACATGCCGTGGCGATGACGCAGGCAAGGCCAGCGCGGAGAACCCGGGATCCTTGCGAGTACTGCGAGACGAAGGCCAGACGCTTGCATGCGCACAGACGGTCGCGCCGAATGGCGGCTTCGGTTTCGGCCCGCGCAACTGCGCTTTCCACCCGCGGGGGCATCTGTTGTATGCGGTGCTGGAACGCCAGAACCGCCTGGCGGCATTCCCTTATCGGGAAGGCGTCATCGCGCCCCAACCGAGCTGGGACGTGGGGCTGCTGGAGGACTCCGGCAACGTAAGGCGGCCGCAACTGGGCGGCGCCATCGCGATCCACCCCACCGGCCGATACGTCTACGTCGTCAACCGCGCGCATCCGGTCGCGGACGGCTCGGGTCGGCTGCCGGCCGACGCGATGGCCTGCGGAGAGAACAGCGTCGTGGTCTTCCACCTCGATGCCCAGACCGGCGAGCCGCGGGAGATGCAGCGCCTGGCGCTGAAAGGCCTGCACGCACGCTGTCTTGCGCTGACCGCCGACGGCAAGCTGCTCGTCGCCGCCCCGCGCCAGGCTGGCCGCTTCATGCACGACGACGGCCGCATCGTCGACTGCACGGCGGGTTTCGCCACTTTTCACGTCGCCGATACCGGTCGGCTGACATTCATCCGTCAGGACGTCGTCGACGTAGGCAACGATCAGCTGTTCTGGGCCGATTTCGCACCGGTCTGA